A single genomic interval of Armigeres subalbatus isolate Guangzhou_Male chromosome 1, GZ_Asu_2, whole genome shotgun sequence harbors:
- the LOC134206280 gene encoding uncharacterized protein LOC134206280, whose product MDSVGTAWKWIAGSPDAEDLRIINNTFNELINETNKQIQINHVINERITKISDTVNTLIDHHTTLNTILLKDIDAIILLLSMDATNNILEDIEDAILRARVSLPNSKLLTIKEIFLIESILNKQGIATRFPEDALNYATPKIASTNEMMLYILELPQTNGDCKIFEILPLITNNTVLTNTPNYVIKSNKKLFTTNHPENTVQQLHEAKPFIDSCVYLIIMGMEIEYS is encoded by the exons ATGGACTCCGTCGGGACAGCTTGGAAGTGGATCGCAGGTAGTCCAGACGCAGAGGACTTAAGAATCATTAACAACACCTTCAACGAGTTAATCAACGAGACCAACAAGCAGATACAGATCAACCATGTTATAAACGAAAGGATTACGAAAATCTCGGACACAGTGAATACATTGATCGATCATCATACAACTTTGAACACCATACTACTGAAGGATATAGACGCAATAATCTTACTTCTATCCATGGACGCAACAAACAATATTCTCGAAGACATCGAAGACGCCATTCTACGAGCCCGAGTTTCATTACCGAACAGCAAGCTACTAACAAtcaaggaaatttttttgatAGAATCTATTCTCAACAAACAAGGAATTGCGACAAGGTTTCCTGAAGACGCACTTAACTATGCCACTCCGAAAATAGCCAGTACCAATGAGATGATGCTCTACATTCTAGAACTTCCACAGACGAATGGAGATTGTaagattttcgaaattttaccATTGATCACAAATAACACGGTTCTAACGAACACCCCCAACTACGTGATCAAGTCTAACAAGAAGCTTTTTACAACAAACCATCCAGAAAACACCGTTCAGCAACTACACGAAGCAAAACCATTCATCGACTCTTGTGTATACCTGATAATTATGGGAATG GAAATAGAGTACTCGTAA